CGTTTTAGATGAGGTTTATATAAATGAGCCGATAAAAAGTCCTATAAGTTTTAGAAGTGTTGTTTTAACTTTAATCTTAACAACATTTATTATCTTGAAGATGGAAATACTTAATAAAAACAAATAAAAAAGTTTGGTGATGTCATGAAAATTTCAGTTGTAGGGACTGGTTATGTTGGTTTAATTCAAAGTGTTGGATTGGCAGAGTTTGGTTTTGAAGTTGTGGGGATAGATATTGATGAAACAAAGGTAAAGCAGTTAAATAAAGGAAAATCTCCATTGTATGAAGAAGGTTTAGAAGAGCTTTTAAAAAAGCATGTAAATAAAAATTTAACTTTTACTACATCTTATGAACCAATAAAAGATTCAGACGTTGTTTTTTTATGTGTTGGGACTCCACAGGATAATGAAGGAAATGCAGATTTAAGATTTCTGTTTTCTGCTGTTGAAAAAATGAAAGATTATTTGGATGAAAAATATAGGGTTATCGTTATAAAGTCTACTGTTCCTGTAGGAACTAATAGAAAGGTTAAAGAATTTTTGAAGGGTTATAATGTTGATGTTGTGTCAAACCCTGAGTTTTTGAGGGAGGGAATTGCAGTTTATGACTTCTTCAATCCAGAGAGAATAGTTTTAGGGTTTGAAGATCTAAGTAATAAAAAACCAATTGAAATTATGGAAACTGTCTATAAGTATTTTAAAGAGAAAAATGTTCCTTTTATAATAACCAATTGGGAAACATCAGAATTGATAAAGTATGCTTCAAATGCTTTCTTAGCAACAAAAATATCTTTTATAAATGAGTTGGCAAAGTTATCTGATAAAGTAGGGGCAGATATAAAAACAATAAGCTATGCTATGGGTTTGGATAAGAGGATAGGAGATAAATTTTTAAATGCGGGAATAGGCTATGGTGGAAGCTGTTTCCATCCTGATGAAATACTATTTGTGGATTTTGGAGATGGATTGGAGTGTATGACATTTAAAGAACTATTTGATAAGCTAAGTAAAGATAATAAAAGATGTGTAAAAGTATTATCTGTCAATAAAAATTTAAAATTGGATTTAGTAAATCTAAAATTAATAACAAAGAGAGATTACTCTGATGATTTAATTGTTTTAAAAACATCAATGGGAAGAGAAATAAAAATAACAAAAGACCATCCCGTTGTTGTATTGAGTGGGGATAAAATACAAGTTAAATTAGCGGAAAATATTAAGGAGGGGGATGAAGTAATACTACCTACTGGAGAATTTGGGAATAATGATGTAATTACAATAGATGTTTTAGAGGAAATAAAAAATACTCCATTAATTGAAAAAACATTTTTAAATAATAAAAATATGGTGTTAAATGAATTTGAGAATATAAGAACTTATCTATCAAATAAATACATTCACGATGTAAAGAAAAGTGGAACCGTAAAAGCAAAGGATATGCTACCGATAAGAAGCATATTAAATAAATATAATTATAATTCAAATAGATTATTTACTGTTAGAAGCAAATCTACAACAATTCCATCTAAGATTAAAATAGATGGCGATTTTGCCAGGTTAATAGGGTATTATTTAGCAGAAGGTTGGATTTCAGAGGATGGTAAAAAAAATGGTGCTATTAGAAAAAGGATTGGTTTTTCATTCGGAGCTCATGAGAAAGAACATATCAACGATGTTAAAAATATATTGAATAAATTGGGTATAAAATATATTGAAAAAATTAGAAATGGTTCTCACTCTATAATAATATCTTCAAAATTATTGGCATATATCTTCGAAGAAGTATTAAAATGTGGAAATAATTGTTATAACAAGCAAATACCGCCACAAATATTTAATTCACCATCAGATATTAAATGGGAATTTTTAAAAGGTATTTTAAGAGGAGATGGTTGCATTGTTAAATTAAATAATAACAAAAATTTAGTTATTGAATATGGAACGGTTAGTAAAAAATTGGCAAATTCTTTGTTATTGCTATTGCAATCACTTGGTATAGTTGCATCATTAAAAAGATGCTACAATAACAAAAGCACAACATTAACATACATTATAAGAATAAATGGATTAAACCAGGTTAAAAAAATCGGAGAATTATTTGGGGACAAATGGAGTAATTACAAGAAAATTACAGATAGATACAAGAGAAATATAAAACCTATTGGTTATAAAAAATTTGATAATTATGTTTCATTAAAGGTTAAATCCGTTGAAAGAGAGTATTACGATGGAGAGGTATATAGTGTAGAAACAGATAATAATTTGTTAATATCATCTTATGGATTACTAATTCACAACTGCTTCCCTAAGGATGTTAAAGCTTTAATAAAACAGTTTGAAAACAACAATATAGAGCCAATATTAATAAAAGCTACTGATAAGGTTAATGAGGAGCAAATAAAATGGTTCTTTGAGAAGATTAAAGGTTATTATGGAAATTTAAATGGAAAGACCTTTGCAGTTTTAGGATTGGCATTTAAACCAAATACTGATGATTTGAGGGAGAGTAGGGCAATAAAACTAATAGATATGCTTTTAGATAGTGGAGCAATTGTAAAAGGGTTTGACTATGTGGAGAAGGCAAGAGAAAATACCATCAATATGTATAAGTTAAACAAATCCAAAGTATTTTATGGATATAACCTATATGTGTTGGACGATTTATATGAGGCAGTTAAAGATGTTGATGGAATAATAATAGCAACAGAATATGACTATAATAAAGAAGACTGGAAAAAAATAGGGAATTTGGTTAAGGAAAAAGTTATATTTGATGGAAGGAACGTTTTAGATGTTAAAAAGGTTAAAAAATTGGGCTTTAAATACTATGGGGTTGGTAGGAGATGAAGTATAAAAATATATTAGTTACTGGAAGTGCAGGCTTTATAGGATTTCATTTAAGTAAATACTTATTAGAAAATTATGATGATGTAAATGTTATAGGAATAGACAACTTAAACAACTACTATAATCCAATGTTAAAAGAGAAAAGAAATGAAATTTTAAAGAATTATGAAAATTATCACTTTATAAAATTAGATTTTTCAGATTGGGATAGTTTAGTTGAAAATTTAAAAGATAGAGAAATTGATTTAATTGTTCATTTGGGAGCCCAGGCTGGTGTTAGATATTCTTTGGAAAATCCTTGGACTTATATAAAGAGTAATGATATGGGAACTTTAAACATCTTTGAGCTTGCAAGGAAGTTAGATATTGAGAAAGTTGTTTATGCTTCATCTTCCTCTGTTTATGGAGGGAATAAAAAAATTCCTTTTTCTGAAGACGATAGAGTTGATAATCCAATCTCGTTATATGCTGCAACAAAAAGAAGTAATGAGTTAATGGCCTATACGTATCATCATTTATACGGCATTAAGATGATTGGTTTGAGGTTCTTTACTGTTTATGGTGAATATGGAAGGCCAGATATGGCATTTTGGAAATTTACAAAAAATATTCTCTTAGGAAAGCCTATTGAAGTTTATAATTATGGAAAGATGGAGAGAGATTTCACCTATATATCTGATATAGTTGATGGAATAATAAAAAGTATAGATAAAAATTTTGACTATGAAATATTCAACTTAGGAAATGATAATCCTACAAATTTAGAATATGCTATTTCTTTAATAGAGAAATACTTAGGGAAGAAAGCTATCAAAGATTATAAACCTATTCAGCCAGGAGATGTTGAGAGAACTTGGGCTGATTTAACAAAAAGTAGAAAGCTCTTAGGATATGATCCAAAGGTTAGGATAGAGGAAGGTTTAAAAAGATTTTGTGAGTGGTTTTTGAAAAATAAAGATTGGACCTTAAAAATTTAGATTTAAAAAATTTTTGGTGATTTTTATGGACCTCTTTAATAGAGAAAAAGAAATAAATGAAATAATGTCCATCATAGAAAGTGAGCCAAATTTTATTTATTTTCTTTACGGCCCTATAAATAGTGGAAAAACAGCTTTAATAAACGAAATAATTAATAATAGATTAGATAAAGATAAATATGTAGTGTTTTATTTTGATTTGAGAGAGATTTTTATCTCTAAATATGATGATTTTATTGAAGTTTTGTTTGAGGAATATAATGAAAATAAAAAGCCAGTTGAAATAATAAAAGGTCTAATTAAAGATACTCCATTGTTATTTGGTGTTCCAGTTCCAAAGAATACTTTGGAAGAGTTATTAAATAAAAAAACCACCAAAAATGTTTTTAGATATATAACTAACATACTATTAGAAATTAAAAAATCTGGAAAGATACCGATAATTATTTTAGATGAACTTCAAAAGATTGGAGATCTAAAGATTAACGGCTTTCTTATCTATGAGTTATTTAACTATTTTATCAGCTTAACAAAGCATAAACACCTATGCCATGTATTTTGTTTATCTTCTGATAGCTTGTTTATAGAGAAGGTTTATAGCGAAGCAATACTAAATGGAAGAGCTAAATATCTTTTGGTCGATGATTTTGATAAAGAGACGGCAATAAAGTTTATGGATTTTTTATCTAAAAGAATTTTAAATAAAAAGCTTTCTAATGAAGAGAAAGAGCTAATTTATAGCTATGTAGGAGGGAAGTCAATTGATATAATTTATATAATTCAAGAGCTCAAAAATAAAAACTTAGAGGAAATTTTGGATTATTTACTTAAAGATGCTATTCAAAAGTTGGATATGTTCTTAGAAATTTTAAATTACTCTAAACCAAAAATAGAGATTGGAAATGAAATTATAGAGTTGAAAAAAGAAGACATAATTAATGCATTAAGATTATTTAAAGAGAAATATATGATAAATAAAAAGGAAATTCCAACGCCTGTTTATATGTATTTGGTTAAGAAGAATATCTTATTTTTAAACCCTGTTGAAGGAACTTTAAGACCACAGAGTTTTTTAATCTGGAATGGGATAAAGAGATTGATTTAAAAAATTAAAAAAGTGAAACTATGAACCTCTTTAATAGAGAAAAAGAAATGAAAGAGATTCTGTCAATTATTGAATTTGAGCCGAATTTTATTTATTTTATTTATGGCCCTATAAATAGTGGAAAAACGGCTTTAATTAATGAGATAATTAATAATAGATTGGATAAAGATAAGTATGTAGTGTTTTACATAAATCTAAGAAGATATTTTATCTCAAAGTATGGTGATTTTGTTGAAGTTTTGTTTAAAGAATATGAGGAGAATAAAAAACCTATAGAGTTAGTTAAAGGCCTAATTAAAGATACTCCTATGTTATTTGGAATTCCAATTCCTAAAAATACTTTGGAAACTTTGTTATCTAAAAAAGAAGAGAAGAATATATTTGATTACATAACTAACATTTTATTAGAAATTAAAGAAGATGGAAAACAGCCAATAATTATTTTAGACGAGCTTCAAAAGATTGGAGATCTAAAGATTAACGGCTTCCTAATTTATGAACTATTTAATTACTTTATAAGCCTAACCAAAGAACTGCACTTATGCCACGTATTCTGCCTAAGTTCAGATAGCTTATTCATTGAGAAAGTTTATAGCGAAGCAATATTAAATGGAAGAGCTAAGTACCTCTTAGTCGATGACTTTGATAAAGAGACGGCAATAAAGTTTATGGATTTTTTATCTGAAAGGGTTTTGGATAAAAAGCTTTCTAATGAAGAAAAAGAGCTAATCTACTCCTATGCTGGAGGAAAGCCAGTTGATATAATTTATGTGATTCAAAAGCTTAAGGATAAAAATCTAAAAGAGGTTTTAAACTACCTCTTAAATGATGTGAAGCAAAAACTAAAATACTTCTTAGAGGACGTTAAGGAGGAAGATGAAAAGCTTTATAAAGAAGTCTTAGAAGCTTTAAAAATATTTAAAGAAAGCTATGAGGTTGAAGATATAACAATAGATAAAAAAGTTAGAGAGTTTTTAGTTAAG
The sequence above is a segment of the Methanotorris igneus Kol 5 genome. Coding sequences within it:
- a CDS encoding ATP-binding protein, translated to MDLFNREKEINEIMSIIESEPNFIYFLYGPINSGKTALINEIINNRLDKDKYVVFYFDLREIFISKYDDFIEVLFEEYNENKKPVEIIKGLIKDTPLLFGVPVPKNTLEELLNKKTTKNVFRYITNILLEIKKSGKIPIIILDELQKIGDLKINGFLIYELFNYFISLTKHKHLCHVFCLSSDSLFIEKVYSEAILNGRAKYLLVDDFDKETAIKFMDFLSKRILNKKLSNEEKELIYSYVGGKSIDIIYIIQELKNKNLEEILDYLLKDAIQKLDMFLEILNYSKPKIEIGNEIIELKKEDIINALRLFKEKYMINKKEIPTPVYMYLVKKNILFLNPVEGTLRPQSFLIWNGIKRLI
- a CDS encoding ATP-binding protein gives rise to the protein MNLFNREKEMKEILSIIEFEPNFIYFIYGPINSGKTALINEIINNRLDKDKYVVFYINLRRYFISKYGDFVEVLFKEYEENKKPIELVKGLIKDTPMLFGIPIPKNTLETLLSKKEEKNIFDYITNILLEIKEDGKQPIIILDELQKIGDLKINGFLIYELFNYFISLTKELHLCHVFCLSSDSLFIEKVYSEAILNGRAKYLLVDDFDKETAIKFMDFLSERVLDKKLSNEEKELIYSYAGGKPVDIIYVIQKLKDKNLKEVLNYLLNDVKQKLKYFLEDVKEEDEKLYKEVLEALKIFKESYEVEDITIDKKVREFLVKGNILFLDPIEGILRPQSFLVWNAIKILI
- a CDS encoding NAD-dependent epimerase/dehydratase family protein, encoding MKYKNILVTGSAGFIGFHLSKYLLENYDDVNVIGIDNLNNYYNPMLKEKRNEILKNYENYHFIKLDFSDWDSLVENLKDREIDLIVHLGAQAGVRYSLENPWTYIKSNDMGTLNIFELARKLDIEKVVYASSSSVYGGNKKIPFSEDDRVDNPISLYAATKRSNELMAYTYHHLYGIKMIGLRFFTVYGEYGRPDMAFWKFTKNILLGKPIEVYNYGKMERDFTYISDIVDGIIKSIDKNFDYEIFNLGNDNPTNLEYAISLIEKYLGKKAIKDYKPIQPGDVERTWADLTKSRKLLGYDPKVRIEEGLKRFCEWFLKNKDWTLKI
- a CDS encoding nucleotide sugar dehydrogenase; translated protein: MKISVVGTGYVGLIQSVGLAEFGFEVVGIDIDETKVKQLNKGKSPLYEEGLEELLKKHVNKNLTFTTSYEPIKDSDVVFLCVGTPQDNEGNADLRFLFSAVEKMKDYLDEKYRVIVIKSTVPVGTNRKVKEFLKGYNVDVVSNPEFLREGIAVYDFFNPERIVLGFEDLSNKKPIEIMETVYKYFKEKNVPFIITNWETSELIKYASNAFLATKISFINELAKLSDKVGADIKTISYAMGLDKRIGDKFLNAGIGYGGSCFHPDEILFVDFGDGLECMTFKELFDKLSKDNKRCVKVLSVNKNLKLDLVNLKLITKRDYSDDLIVLKTSMGREIKITKDHPVVVLSGDKIQVKLAENIKEGDEVILPTGEFGNNDVITIDVLEEIKNTPLIEKTFLNNKNMVLNEFENIRTYLSNKYIHDVKKSGTVKAKDMLPIRSILNKYNYNSNRLFTVRSKSTTIPSKIKIDGDFARLIGYYLAEGWISEDGKKNGAIRKRIGFSFGAHEKEHINDVKNILNKLGIKYIEKIRNGSHSIIISSKLLAYIFEEVLKCGNNCYNKQIPPQIFNSPSDIKWEFLKGILRGDGCIVKLNNNKNLVIEYGTVSKKLANSLLLLLQSLGIVASLKRCYNNKSTTLTYIIRINGLNQVKKIGELFGDKWSNYKKITDRYKRNIKPIGYKKFDNYVSLKVKSVEREYYDGEVYSVETDNNLLISSYGLLIHNCFPKDVKALIKQFENNNIEPILIKATDKVNEEQIKWFFEKIKGYYGNLNGKTFAVLGLAFKPNTDDLRESRAIKLIDMLLDSGAIVKGFDYVEKARENTINMYKLNKSKVFYGYNLYVLDDLYEAVKDVDGIIIATEYDYNKEDWKKIGNLVKEKVIFDGRNVLDVKKVKKLGFKYYGVGRR